The proteins below are encoded in one region of Halocatena salina:
- the lipA gene encoding lipoyl synthase — MLSGMSRARKPDWLKMHPPSGRRFTEIKEVLRDHDLHTVCEEANCPNLGECWSGREGPGTATIMLMGDRCSRGCNFCDVKTGGMEPLDPEEPVNVASAIAEIGLEYVVLTSVDRDDLPDQGAGHFARTIEEIKTRHPETLVEVLVPDFRGESDCIEKIIDAEPDVIAHNVETVERLQWPVRDRRAGYEQSLSVLEQVSETSEIHTKTSLMLGIGEYDHEIYQTMSDLSEIDVDIVTFGQYLQPSRSHLEVSNHVHPAKFSTWRQVAHEEFGFLYCASGPLVRSSYRAGELFVEAVLREGESVEAARQAADVDAR, encoded by the coding sequence GTGCTTTCGGGTATGAGCCGCGCGCGCAAGCCCGATTGGTTGAAGATGCATCCACCGTCGGGTCGGCGCTTCACCGAGATCAAGGAGGTGCTCCGGGATCACGATCTCCACACGGTGTGTGAGGAGGCAAACTGCCCGAATCTGGGTGAGTGTTGGAGCGGTCGTGAGGGACCAGGGACCGCGACGATCATGCTCATGGGCGATCGGTGCTCACGCGGATGTAACTTTTGTGACGTGAAGACCGGTGGGATGGAGCCGCTCGATCCAGAGGAGCCGGTGAACGTCGCCAGCGCGATCGCGGAGATCGGATTGGAGTACGTCGTACTCACCTCCGTCGACCGGGACGATCTTCCCGATCAAGGAGCTGGACATTTCGCTCGGACGATCGAGGAGATCAAAACCCGACACCCCGAGACGTTGGTCGAAGTGCTCGTTCCCGATTTCCGGGGAGAATCCGACTGCATCGAGAAGATCATCGATGCCGAGCCGGACGTGATCGCCCACAACGTCGAGACGGTCGAACGACTTCAGTGGCCGGTTCGGGATCGGCGGGCGGGCTACGAGCAGTCGTTGTCCGTGCTCGAACAGGTGAGCGAAACGTCCGAGATCCACACCAAGACGTCACTGATGCTCGGTATCGGGGAGTACGACCACGAGATATACCAGACGATGAGCGATCTCTCGGAGATCGATGTCGACATCGTGACGTTCGGTCAGTATCTCCAACCGTCTCGGAGCCACCTCGAAGTGAGCAACCACGTCCATCCGGCCAAATTCTCCACGTGGCGACAGGTTGCTCACGAGGAGTTCGGCTTTCTCTACTGTGCAAGCGGTCCGCTCGTGCGTTCTTCCTATCGCGCTGGAGAGCTGTTCGTCGAAGCCGTTCTCCGCGAGGGGGAGTCTGTCGAAGCGGCCAGACAGGCCGCTGATGTCGACGCCCGATAA
- a CDS encoding CDP-glycerol glycerophosphotransferase family protein, whose amino-acid sequence MSAGLSYLWLGLLYVLSFVWPKDETLWVFGAKEGSAFVDNSKYLYLHTAEERPNVRAVWLSRNETVVETLQSRGYEAYHADSFRGTYASLRASVAFVSHGTQDVNVWCAGGTTIVGLWHGIMLKQVEWDAHRQIDHPIVGPIERGKYALFKQFDWLTVTSEAMVEPFASGRNMDPSQVVVTGYPRNDLLDGTFPDGRTETEADIYETAAKRHEESDVFLYAPTFHEETGQHVGEHLDLSKLDAKLTEIDAYLIVKPHPRDRIDVDRAECSRIISMPSALDVYPLLPSIDALITDYSSLYFDYLLLDRPVVFYPFDRERYRETRGFNLDYDEATPGPVATEFDELLVSIESVLETDEFAAERDAVREEFLQPPGTNRCEAVCDRFDPARE is encoded by the coding sequence GTGAGTGCTGGTCTATCGTACCTCTGGCTCGGGTTGCTGTACGTTCTTTCGTTCGTCTGGCCGAAAGACGAAACGCTGTGGGTGTTCGGTGCCAAGGAAGGTTCAGCGTTCGTCGACAATTCGAAGTATCTGTATCTTCACACGGCCGAAGAGCGTCCGAATGTACGGGCGGTGTGGCTGTCAAGAAACGAGACCGTGGTCGAGACGCTGCAATCACGAGGGTACGAAGCGTACCATGCTGACTCGTTCCGTGGGACGTACGCGAGCCTCCGGGCGAGTGTCGCGTTCGTGAGCCACGGTACACAGGACGTGAACGTATGGTGTGCCGGTGGCACGACGATCGTCGGGCTGTGGCACGGCATCATGCTGAAGCAGGTCGAATGGGATGCTCATCGACAGATCGATCACCCCATCGTTGGACCGATCGAGCGGGGCAAATACGCCCTCTTCAAACAGTTCGACTGGCTGACCGTGACGAGCGAGGCGATGGTCGAACCGTTCGCGTCCGGCCGGAATATGGATCCATCACAGGTCGTCGTCACGGGGTATCCGAGAAACGACCTTCTCGATGGAACGTTTCCGGACGGACGAACCGAAACCGAGGCGGACATCTACGAGACGGCGGCCAAACGCCACGAGGAAAGCGACGTGTTCCTGTATGCGCCCACCTTTCATGAGGAAACGGGCCAGCACGTCGGGGAACATCTCGATCTGTCGAAGCTTGACGCAAAGCTCACCGAGATTGATGCGTACCTCATCGTCAAACCCCACCCGCGAGACCGGATAGACGTCGATCGAGCTGAATGTTCGCGGATCATCTCGATGCCGTCCGCGCTGGACGTGTACCCGCTGTTGCCGTCAATCGACGCCCTGATCACGGATTACTCCTCGTTGTATTTCGATTACCTGTTGCTCGATAGACCTGTCGTCTTTTATCCGTTCGATCGAGAGCGGTACCGCGAGACACGAGGGTTCAATCTGGACTACGACGAGGCGACGCCCGGTCCGGTTGCGACGGAATTCGACGAGCTACTGGTCAGCATCGAGTCGGTACTCGAAACCGACGAGTTCGCGGCCGAACGAGACGCGGTCCGAGAGGAGTTCCTCCAACCACCAGGGACGAATCGGTGTGAGGCCGTTTGTGATCGGTTCGATCCCGCCCGGGAGTGA
- a CDS encoding MATE family efflux transporter, whose amino-acid sequence MFNINTEDITQGSLVRGLLVLSAPLLVQNVVQVIQQVVDLFWVGRLSSDAVAAIGFTMPLISIVSSVVLVMPFVGTQVLVSQRVGSERLSGARRGLFTGMVVSVVTGLVLGVIAFAGARPFFELLMSVRPSSVSSQVVDLAVTYFGVFAIGVWIAGISDTTEAAFIGWGDSRAALYMNVIALSVNIVLDPIMIFGFHDNPLFVGLGLGGLQSVLSSMTQFSGVGIAGAALSTLIGYGVGGVVGLTLIARGRNDGMLSWAAVGIDTNTIRELIDIGIPAGGQSILKQGVELALILVVFRAAGSAGLAAYIVGYRVASIAVIPSRSLQQAAQSIIGQNLGAGSTDRARRTTWIGVGIAGGTLTLIGLAQLMVPETIATLFVPSLSSTATHLAVEYLAILAYGYPAIGAMYLFQAGFNGARRTQTSFAASFFQYWCVRLPIAVVGGIVLSLQASGVFWAVTISNVVAAVGLAGYYRYSITDGMLDRAAHAAAAD is encoded by the coding sequence ATGTTCAATATCAACACTGAAGATATAACGCAAGGATCGTTGGTACGGGGGTTGTTGGTGTTGTCAGCCCCGTTGTTGGTCCAGAACGTAGTGCAAGTGATCCAGCAGGTGGTCGATCTGTTTTGGGTCGGACGGTTGAGCAGCGATGCGGTGGCGGCGATCGGCTTTACGATGCCGCTCATCTCGATCGTTTCCTCTGTGGTGTTGGTCATGCCGTTCGTCGGAACGCAGGTGCTGGTTTCACAACGCGTCGGCAGCGAGCGCTTGTCCGGTGCTCGTCGGGGACTGTTCACGGGAATGGTCGTTTCGGTCGTTACCGGACTCGTACTCGGCGTGATCGCGTTCGCCGGAGCGCGTCCGTTCTTCGAACTGCTCATGAGTGTTCGTCCCAGTTCCGTTTCGTCTCAGGTCGTCGATCTCGCGGTGACGTATTTCGGTGTCTTCGCCATCGGTGTGTGGATCGCTGGCATCTCTGATACGACAGAAGCCGCGTTCATCGGGTGGGGTGATTCTCGGGCGGCGCTGTACATGAACGTCATTGCCCTCTCGGTGAACATCGTTCTCGATCCGATCATGATATTCGGATTTCACGACAATCCGCTGTTCGTGGGACTCGGGTTGGGTGGTCTCCAGTCCGTGTTGTCGTCGATGACGCAGTTCAGTGGCGTCGGCATCGCGGGCGCTGCGCTGTCGACGCTCATCGGATACGGGGTCGGTGGGGTGGTTGGATTGACGTTGATCGCGCGCGGTCGCAACGACGGGATGCTTTCGTGGGCTGCTGTCGGTATCGATACGAACACGATTCGAGAACTCATAGACATCGGTATCCCGGCTGGTGGTCAGTCCATCTTGAAGCAGGGCGTAGAGTTGGCATTAATTCTGGTCGTCTTCCGTGCGGCTGGAAGCGCCGGGCTTGCGGCCTACATCGTCGGCTACCGGGTTGCAAGCATCGCCGTCATCCCCTCGAGAAGCCTCCAACAGGCCGCCCAGAGCATCATCGGGCAGAATCTCGGTGCGGGATCGACTGATCGCGCGCGTCGAACGACGTGGATCGGCGTCGGAATCGCTGGCGGCACGCTCACCCTCATCGGCCTCGCTCAACTGATGGTTCCCGAAACGATCGCCACCCTGTTCGTTCCCTCACTGTCGTCGACGGCAACGCACCTCGCCGTCGAGTATCTCGCTATACTCGCGTACGGCTATCCAGCGATTGGTGCTATGTATCTCTTTCAAGCCGGGTTCAACGGAGCGCGACGTACTCAAACGAGCTTCGCGGCAAGCTTCTTCCAGTATTGGTGTGTGCGACTTCCGATCGCCGTCGTCGGTGGGATCGTCCTCTCGTTGCAGGCTTCGGGGGTTTTCTGGGCTGTTACGATCTCGAACGTCGTCGCCGCCGTCGGATTGGCTGGCTACTACCGGTATTCGATCACGGATGGAATGCTCGATCGAGCGGCCCACGCCGCAGCCGCGGACTGA
- a CDS encoding LTA synthase family protein, translating to MSPSLTNWLRRRIRYGYEEWQKNGLAGAREGAVTTWRAVFHELNEQYIRRIGNPGHSIYEREWDVLVVLDACRVDLLREVADEYEFLGEIETFYSIASKSSTWMERNFDGEYADETASTAYVTGNPFSRMFSGSEFAYFDEVWRYAWDDDLHTIPARPLTDSAIDVWRNESVDRMIVHYMQPHVPFVTEPDLGSYKGPEDFGDGFNDLWDQAGYTLSADRVWDAYRDNLRYALDDVELLLENLDANRVVISADHANAFGEFGFWGHPSHMLLPSIRRVPWSVTTGVDDGEYEPTLDRSEGIDDDDTVTDRLRDLGYV from the coding sequence GTGTCTCCCTCACTGACGAATTGGCTCCGAAGACGGATCCGATACGGCTACGAAGAGTGGCAGAAGAACGGACTTGCGGGGGCTCGAGAGGGAGCAGTGACCACGTGGAGGGCGGTGTTCCACGAACTAAACGAACAGTACATTCGTCGGATCGGCAATCCCGGCCATTCGATTTACGAACGCGAGTGGGACGTCCTCGTCGTCTTGGATGCGTGCCGGGTCGATCTCCTTCGGGAGGTCGCCGACGAATACGAATTTCTCGGGGAGATAGAGACGTTCTATTCGATCGCAAGTAAATCATCGACGTGGATGGAGCGCAATTTCGACGGCGAATACGCGGACGAGACGGCCAGTACCGCCTACGTGACTGGCAATCCGTTTTCGAGAATGTTCTCGGGATCGGAGTTCGCGTATTTCGATGAGGTCTGGCGGTATGCGTGGGACGACGACCTCCATACGATCCCAGCACGGCCGCTGACCGATTCGGCGATCGACGTCTGGCGCAACGAATCCGTGGATCGAATGATCGTCCACTACATGCAACCCCACGTGCCGTTCGTGACCGAACCGGATCTGGGTTCGTACAAGGGCCCGGAGGATTTCGGCGATGGGTTCAACGACCTCTGGGATCAGGCCGGATACACGCTCTCCGCGGATCGTGTGTGGGACGCTTACCGGGACAACCTCCGATACGCGCTTGATGACGTCGAGTTGCTCTTGGAAAACCTCGATGCGAATCGAGTCGTGATCTCTGCCGATCACGCCAACGCTTTCGGGGAGTTCGGATTTTGGGGCCATCCCTCTCACATGCTGCTTCCCTCTATCAGACGTGTTCCATGGAGCGTAACGACCGGTGTGGACGATGGCGAGTACGAGCCAACGCTCGACCGCAGCGAAGGGATCGATGACGACGACACGGTAACCGATCGACTGCGGGATCTCGGATACGTGTGA
- a CDS encoding flippase, producing MPSRSDSGLYSSLRSVTRGASVFAIGTGLSKALGFVFQVLLTRGLGAELYGIYTYGFTLAMFVVNFADLGTSKAILKFIPQYEDDLLQQNRLLGLAYLTSFGGSLLLGGSLYVFAPTITELTLNDPLLADVLRIFAVFIVFYTLTRTVSSVFQSVERQAYKMLLENVTTQTLRILSAGTALVVGASVVGVTAAIIVGTVLTFGIAAAVFLSRTSFRPTLGGSRGDVREFYDVSLPLTFLDAGRLLYRRIDVLMVGFLLSASSGVGVYNIATVLASLLRLPLTGFNQLFPPIASRLYSNGEIEELQSMYTMVTRWTFTISLLPAAATLVYAEELLGIFGTAFTTGVTVLLLFVLGELMNALAGPSNYMLIMTDHQYVSMVNEWVLGVLNVVLNYLFISWFGLVGAALATVSVLSVINFVRVVEVWYLEGLVPYSLKFFKPIFAGVGAGAVMFGLKTFLSGYLLLVIGGAVGALVFALGLFALGIEQEDKEFFVESVPALESVLS from the coding sequence ATGCCGTCTCGATCTGATTCGGGTCTCTATTCCTCACTTCGATCCGTTACGCGTGGTGCGTCGGTGTTCGCTATCGGGACTGGTCTCAGCAAGGCGCTGGGGTTCGTGTTTCAGGTGTTGCTAACCCGTGGATTGGGAGCCGAACTGTACGGTATCTACACATACGGGTTTACGCTCGCCATGTTCGTCGTCAACTTCGCCGATCTCGGGACGAGCAAGGCGATTCTGAAGTTCATCCCCCAATACGAGGACGATCTTCTCCAGCAGAATCGACTGCTCGGGCTCGCGTATCTAACGTCGTTCGGTGGGAGTCTCCTGTTGGGCGGCAGCCTGTATGTCTTTGCTCCCACGATAACCGAGTTGACGCTGAACGATCCGCTGCTCGCCGACGTTTTGCGCATCTTTGCCGTCTTCATCGTCTTCTACACACTCACGAGAACCGTCAGCAGCGTGTTTCAGAGCGTCGAGCGACAGGCGTACAAGATGCTCTTGGAGAACGTAACCACACAGACGCTCCGGATTCTCTCCGCCGGAACCGCGCTCGTCGTCGGGGCGTCCGTCGTCGGCGTTACGGCTGCCATCATCGTCGGTACCGTCCTGACGTTCGGGATCGCGGCCGCGGTGTTTCTCTCCCGTACCTCGTTTCGCCCGACGCTTGGAGGGTCGCGCGGAGACGTTCGGGAGTTTTACGACGTCTCACTCCCACTGACGTTTTTGGACGCAGGACGGCTGTTGTACCGGCGGATCGACGTGTTGATGGTCGGGTTTTTGCTCTCTGCGAGCAGTGGCGTCGGCGTCTACAACATCGCAACCGTGCTCGCAAGCTTGCTTCGACTACCACTCACCGGCTTCAACCAGCTGTTTCCGCCGATCGCCTCTCGCCTGTATTCGAACGGAGAGATCGAGGAACTCCAATCGATGTACACGATGGTAACTCGGTGGACGTTCACGATTTCGTTGCTTCCCGCGGCTGCCACGCTCGTCTACGCGGAGGAACTGCTCGGGATATTCGGGACCGCGTTCACGACCGGTGTTACCGTGCTCTTGCTGTTCGTCCTCGGAGAGCTGATGAACGCCCTCGCCGGTCCGAGTAATTACATGCTGATCATGACCGACCACCAGTACGTATCGATGGTCAACGAGTGGGTGCTCGGGGTGCTCAACGTCGTTCTCAACTACCTGTTCATCAGCTGGTTCGGTCTCGTCGGTGCTGCGCTTGCGACAGTGAGCGTCCTATCGGTGATCAATTTCGTTCGGGTGGTCGAGGTGTGGTATCTCGAAGGATTGGTGCCGTACTCGCTGAAATTCTTCAAACCGATCTTTGCTGGCGTCGGGGCTGGTGCTGTGATGTTCGGCCTGAAAACGTTCCTCTCGGGGTATCTCTTGCTCGTCATCGGTGGAGCCGTCGGTGCACTCGTCTTTGCGCTCGGGCTGTTCGCTCTCGGAATCGAACAGGAGGACAAGGAGTTTTTCGTCGAGTCGGTCCCTGCGCTCGAATCCGTGCTGTCCTGA
- a CDS encoding O-antigen ligase family protein, which translates to MSYTVVRNSLLSFFSDPPGTVTERGMLLSALSLTVLLVGVVPLVTLITGFPLLAVVAIAGVVYAGWAVLTDNFLEGLCSGVIVLCTFQAEIPIAGISRGGQLGAYTLEIMLVDVAAVPLAVLLLVWTSARFRLPTDRSARIAGYALAGLVVWATIAAVMGDGPSTMMGLFFSVAQLRHLLLFGIAMVIGRYVGLRTVTYSLLIAVGGHVLFAIAEVFNRGSFGLSYLGEASGYGFETFYIGPIAVTASTYAGGFAGIARILTALLLLVIPIAVERVIRGSNWQQVLSLGFITGGVFLLRVSATDSGWAAFLLTVPLMIGSVAYIHRTAEEDGLGLYDYARGYATTVGAGLLSCLLFFSRTASQEAPEPEPAPEPVDGSGMLSRIDSEIIISMLDAVPLINTGNLSIRVQQYVAALEIGITNPLFGIGGMNFSLVAQSYGVSRAISMHNVYLSFLVGTGIPGILLFVTSLLAVLVVAVKNAVTAIDEDRLLWAMIACGMLGFHAINFWIAAGEIGKVAYMTFWMLAGAVVGSTK; encoded by the coding sequence ATGAGTTATACAGTAGTGCGAAACTCACTACTCTCATTTTTCTCCGATCCGCCCGGTACTGTTACCGAGCGTGGTATGCTTCTCTCTGCGCTCTCACTTACGGTTCTTCTCGTGGGTGTCGTTCCTCTCGTAACGCTTATAACTGGTTTCCCACTCCTCGCGGTGGTGGCCATCGCTGGCGTCGTTTATGCTGGTTGGGCAGTTCTCACGGACAACTTCCTTGAAGGGCTGTGTAGCGGGGTCATCGTCCTCTGTACGTTCCAGGCTGAGATTCCAATCGCTGGAATCAGTCGCGGTGGTCAGCTCGGAGCGTACACGTTAGAGATCATGCTGGTTGACGTCGCGGCAGTGCCGCTTGCTGTCCTGTTGTTGGTGTGGACCTCAGCACGGTTCAGACTACCAACCGATCGTAGCGCGCGGATCGCCGGGTACGCACTCGCCGGCCTCGTCGTTTGGGCAACCATCGCTGCCGTCATGGGCGACGGCCCATCGACGATGATGGGGCTTTTCTTCTCGGTGGCTCAGCTTCGACATCTGCTGTTGTTCGGCATCGCAATGGTCATTGGACGGTACGTTGGACTCCGAACCGTCACGTATTCGCTGCTCATCGCAGTGGGTGGACACGTGCTGTTTGCGATCGCCGAAGTGTTCAACCGAGGCTCATTCGGTCTCAGCTATCTCGGCGAAGCAAGCGGCTACGGCTTTGAAACCTTCTATATCGGACCCATCGCAGTCACGGCCTCGACGTACGCCGGTGGGTTCGCTGGTATCGCTCGGATTTTGACCGCGCTGTTGTTACTCGTGATTCCGATCGCGGTAGAGCGCGTCATCAGGGGCTCAAACTGGCAGCAAGTGCTCTCTCTCGGATTTATCACCGGCGGCGTCTTTCTCCTTCGGGTCAGCGCAACCGACTCCGGTTGGGCCGCGTTTTTGCTTACCGTCCCGCTGATGATCGGTTCGGTGGCGTACATCCACCGCACGGCCGAGGAAGATGGACTCGGGCTGTACGATTACGCTCGTGGATACGCCACTACTGTCGGTGCGGGCCTGTTGAGCTGCCTCCTGTTTTTCTCACGAACCGCCAGTCAGGAAGCGCCGGAGCCGGAGCCGGCTCCGGAACCAGTGGACGGCTCCGGAATGTTGTCTCGAATCGATTCCGAGATAATCATATCGATGTTGGACGCCGTTCCGTTGATAAACACGGGGAACCTCTCGATACGAGTCCAGCAGTACGTCGCGGCGCTGGAAATCGGCATCACCAATCCCCTGTTCGGGATCGGTGGGATGAACTTTTCGCTCGTCGCACAGAGCTACGGCGTCTCGCGTGCGATCTCGATGCACAACGTGTACCTGTCCTTTCTGGTTGGAACCGGGATACCGGGCATACTCCTGTTCGTCACCAGCCTTCTCGCAGTTCTCGTCGTAGCGGTCAAAAACGCTGTGACGGCGATCGACGAGGACCGGCTGCTCTGGGCGATGATCGCCTGTGGCATGCTCGGTTTCCACGCCATCAACTTCTGGATCGCCGCGGGCGAAATCGGGAAGGTCGCGTACATGACGTTCTGGATGCTCGCCGGCGCGGTCGTCGGGTCCACGAAATAA
- a CDS encoding sugar phosphate nucleotidyltransferase — MNSHRADGLGGDPSTQAIILAAGQGRRLQPLTDDTPKTLLDVGEQAILEHILQALETNGYERVVIVTGFESEQIRDHCRSRESLEIEFVHSERFDSTNNIYSLWLARDYALDGFTLINSDTLFPASSLSKLQQNDGSALLVDPETEQTGEEMVVAFDGDDIEAIGKDLSGGAAEYIGLSKFTAEDASVLFEHIGDFIEQEEVNGWYEGAFDRLFDDVSVGFVETDGPWIEIDTEEDLSEARGIYGRITVE, encoded by the coding sequence ATGAATAGCCATCGTGCAGATGGTCTCGGTGGGGATCCGAGTACGCAAGCGATCATTCTCGCCGCCGGTCAAGGACGGCGACTCCAACCGTTAACCGACGACACACCCAAGACGCTACTGGACGTCGGTGAGCAGGCTATCCTCGAACATATCCTCCAAGCACTCGAAACGAACGGATATGAGCGAGTCGTCATCGTGACGGGGTTCGAAAGCGAGCAGATCAGAGACCACTGTCGCTCCCGAGAATCGCTGGAGATCGAGTTCGTTCACAGCGAGCGGTTCGACTCGACCAACAACATCTATTCGTTGTGGCTGGCACGGGACTACGCCCTAGATGGATTCACGCTAATAAACTCTGACACTTTGTTTCCAGCATCGAGCCTCTCGAAGCTACAGCAAAACGATGGGAGCGCCCTCCTTGTCGACCCAGAAACCGAACAAACGGGCGAGGAGATGGTGGTGGCGTTCGACGGTGACGACATCGAAGCTATCGGAAAGGATCTCAGTGGTGGGGCCGCCGAGTACATTGGTCTCTCGAAGTTCACCGCCGAAGACGCGAGCGTGCTGTTCGAGCACATCGGGGATTTCATCGAACAGGAGGAGGTCAACGGATGGTACGAAGGAGCGTTCGATCGCCTGTTCGACGACGTGAGCGTCGGGTTCGTGGAAACTGACGGTCCGTGGATCGAGATCGACACCGAAGAAGACCTATCAGAAGCAAGAGGGATCTACGGACGGATCACAGTCGAGTGA
- a CDS encoding glycosyltransferase family 4 protein: protein MTRVGLLYQKEQYAHALAQTLDQLPVDYTADVLTLSDLAYAKRYDLLQTDELLRYGVSAVGAGTLADVPVTTHLQGWDDYANTHGQYTRRMHALIRTLSIISRQNIAGVLYVTQITKDRFPLSFDRYGYSMPVFDVDSYKSDIQDTDVSTTDARELLTVTNLRYQEKLRGVQTVLDGLQPLFATHDDLRYRIAGGGKQLDELREIVSDYPYADRVSVLGFRDDVPDLLASADLFVYVSYLDSLAMTVLEAEAAGLPVVAGDCGGVPEAVGDAGIVCPSTAEGVSNAVRTLVRNDDLRASFATAGRERMTTHNRRQAHRHIAFWENVLEDWS, encoded by the coding sequence ATGACACGCGTTGGGCTATTGTATCAAAAAGAGCAGTACGCTCATGCACTCGCGCAGACACTCGACCAGCTTCCGGTCGACTACACGGCTGACGTTCTAACCCTGTCCGATCTCGCATACGCGAAACGGTACGATTTGCTCCAAACCGACGAACTGCTTCGGTACGGGGTGAGTGCCGTTGGCGCTGGCACCCTCGCAGACGTTCCGGTCACGACGCATCTACAGGGATGGGACGATTATGCGAACACTCACGGTCAGTACACCCGGCGTATGCACGCGCTGATCCGGACTCTCAGTATCATCTCACGCCAGAATATCGCGGGCGTTCTGTACGTCACACAGATAACAAAAGATCGGTTTCCGCTCTCGTTCGACCGGTATGGGTATTCGATGCCGGTGTTCGACGTCGACAGCTACAAATCCGATATACAGGATACCGATGTTTCGACTACTGACGCCCGTGAGCTACTGACGGTGACGAACCTTCGGTATCAGGAGAAGCTGCGGGGCGTTCAAACCGTTCTCGACGGATTACAACCGTTGTTTGCGACCCACGACGATCTCCGATATCGGATCGCAGGAGGGGGCAAGCAACTCGATGAGCTTCGAGAGATCGTTTCGGACTACCCCTACGCTGACCGCGTTAGCGTGCTCGGCTTCCGCGATGACGTTCCCGACCTACTCGCATCGGCGGATCTGTTCGTGTACGTCAGTTACCTCGATTCGCTCGCCATGACGGTTCTCGAAGCGGAGGCTGCTGGCCTGCCGGTCGTTGCCGGTGACTGTGGTGGTGTTCCCGAAGCGGTGGGTGATGCGGGAATCGTCTGTCCGTCCACTGCGGAGGGCGTTTCGAACGCCGTTCGGACGCTCGTTCGAAACGACGACCTACGTGCATCGTTCGCAACGGCTGGTCGTGAACGGATGACCACACACAACCGGCGGCAGGCACACCGACACATCGCATTCTGGGAGAACGTCCTTGAGGACTGGAGTTGA